A genome region from Mycolicibacterium litorale includes the following:
- a CDS encoding acyl-CoA dehydrogenase family protein, giving the protein MRRDLFTDDHDAFRQLARDFVEKEVVPQYPQWEKAGRMPREVFKQMGALGMLGMAIPEEYGGAGIDDYRYNVVLQEEAARALVTLSTVRTQLEVILPYFLHYANDEQRARWFPGLADGTLLTAIAMTEPGTGSDLAGVRTTAVRDGDQYIVNGAKTFITGGIQADLVVVVARTSTDPENRRRGLSLIVVEDGMPGFERGRELEKMGCKVQDTAELSFTDVRVPVANLLGEEGEAFSYLGHNLAQERLTVAVGSVAQARSALHATIDYVKNRKAFGTPVASFQNTKFELAAVSTEIEAAQAMLDRAVLDHVDGVLSREDAARVKLFCTEMQARAVDRCLQLFGGYGYMMEYPIARLYNDARVARIYAGTSEVMKVIIAKSLGL; this is encoded by the coding sequence GTGCGCCGAGACCTGTTCACCGACGACCACGACGCCTTCCGGCAGCTGGCCCGCGACTTCGTCGAGAAGGAGGTCGTCCCGCAGTACCCGCAGTGGGAGAAGGCCGGCCGCATGCCGCGCGAGGTGTTCAAGCAGATGGGCGCACTGGGCATGCTCGGCATGGCGATTCCCGAGGAGTACGGGGGAGCGGGGATCGACGACTACCGCTACAACGTGGTGCTCCAGGAGGAGGCGGCCCGCGCCTTGGTGACGCTGTCGACGGTGCGCACCCAGCTCGAGGTGATCCTGCCGTACTTCCTGCACTACGCGAACGACGAGCAGCGCGCTCGGTGGTTCCCGGGGCTGGCCGACGGCACCCTGCTGACCGCGATCGCGATGACCGAGCCGGGTACCGGATCGGACCTGGCCGGGGTGCGGACCACCGCGGTCCGGGACGGCGACCAGTACATCGTCAACGGCGCGAAGACGTTCATCACCGGCGGGATTCAGGCGGACCTGGTCGTGGTGGTGGCGCGCACCTCGACCGACCCGGAGAACCGGCGGAGAGGCCTCTCGCTGATCGTCGTCGAGGACGGGATGCCCGGGTTCGAACGCGGCCGGGAGCTCGAGAAGATGGGCTGCAAGGTCCAGGACACCGCGGAGTTGTCGTTCACCGACGTGCGGGTACCGGTCGCCAACCTGTTGGGGGAGGAGGGCGAGGCGTTCAGCTACCTCGGCCACAATCTGGCGCAGGAGCGGTTGACGGTCGCGGTGGGCTCGGTGGCCCAGGCGCGCTCGGCTCTGCACGCGACGATCGACTACGTCAAGAACCGCAAGGCGTTCGGGACCCCGGTGGCGTCGTTCCAGAACACGAAGTTCGAACTGGCGGCGGTGTCCACCGAGATCGAGGCCGCTCAGGCGATGCTCGACCGCGCCGTCCTCGACCATGTCGACGGCGTGCTGTCACGGGAGGACGCCGCCCGCGTGAAGCTGTTCTGCACCGAGATGCAGGCCCGCGCGGTCGACCGCTGCCTGCAGCTGTTCGGCGGCTACGGCTACATGATGGAGTACCCGATCGCCCGGCTGTACAACGACGCCCGGGTGGCCCGGATCTACGCGGGCACCAGCGAGGTGATGAAGGTGATCATCGCCAAGTCACTCGGGCTCTAA